The Moraxella osloensis genome contains a region encoding:
- a CDS encoding YbdD/YjiX family protein — translation MSNNALIANLIKMTLKAQKEVIFSPKNMTRLITLVKRMQQSFRLMVGVPDYATYVSHMQEQHPDLEPMDEKTFFRYCVDARYPSNGGSMKRCPC, via the coding sequence ATGAGTAATAATGCATTAATCGCTAACTTGATTAAAATGACCTTAAAGGCGCAGAAGGAGGTAATTTTTAGCCCAAAAAATATGACCCGGCTAATTACGCTGGTCAAACGGATGCAACAAAGCTTTCGTTTGATGGTCGGTGTCCCTGATTATGCGACCTACGTCAGCCATATGCAGGAGCAGCATCCTGACCTAGAGCCGATGGATGAAAAGACCTTTTTTCGCTACTGCGTCGATGCGCGCTACCCGAGTAATGGCGGGAGCATGAAGCGATGTCCTTGCTAA
- a CDS encoding O-acetyl-ADP-ribose deacetylase: MQIRVVQQDITTLAVDAIVNAANNSLLGGGGVDGAIHRKAGTSLLAACRVIHDEQGGCPTGKAVITPAGNLPAKYVIHTVGPVWHGGQSNESALLASCYTESLKLAEQNGVKTIAFPNISTGVYRFPKQQAAQIAVNTVKDFIKQNENHEFEDIIFVCFDAENYQLYLNLVQPEN, encoded by the coding sequence ATGCAAATTCGTGTCGTACAACAAGATATTACGACCTTAGCTGTTGATGCGATTGTCAACGCTGCCAACAATTCATTGCTCGGTGGTGGCGGGGTTGATGGCGCTATTCACCGTAAAGCGGGCACGTCACTACTTGCGGCTTGTCGAGTGATTCATGATGAGCAAGGCGGTTGTCCTACTGGCAAAGCCGTGATTACCCCTGCAGGGAATTTGCCCGCCAAATATGTGATTCACACCGTCGGACCTGTTTGGCATGGCGGACAGTCAAATGAGTCAGCGCTACTAGCAAGCTGTTACACCGAGTCGCTGAAACTTGCTGAGCAAAACGGCGTTAAAACCATTGCTTTTCCCAATATTTCAACCGGTGTGTATCGTTTTCCAAAACAACAAGCCGCACAAATTGCGGTAAACACCGTAAAAGATTTTATCAAGCAAAACGAAAATCATGAATTTGAAGACATTATCTTTGTCTGTTTTGATGCAGAAAATTATCAGCTTTATCTAAATTTAGTCCAACCCGAAAATTAA
- a CDS encoding monovalent cation:proton antiporter-2 (CPA2) family protein — translation MFVLAASADSSMMLDATIFLGAAVILIPLAKRFGIATVLGYLFTGLLLGPSFLKVASNPDDLLHFSEFGVVLLLFIIGLELQPSRLWALRQQIFVLGGLQVIVTGVVLMLLSWYFLDIRLSNSFVIGFGLALSSTAFVLQLLGEKKQLATTHGQQAFTILLFQDIAVIPLLAALPFLSGAQEQNYDWIYFAKVISVFTGLIFVSRFMVRPFFKFVASSDATELLTATALFIILSVSLLMNYIGLSMALGAFLTGVLLADSEYRHELQASIEPFKGLLLGLFFMSVGMLINVKLIVAKPLLIIGLAGLLMLIKFVVLTIIARLMGNKNESSIRLGVTLAQGGEFAFVLFSVATAQHLLTREQQNILNLVVTVSMAMTPLAFLLLEKFGNPLFANATPSKEYDKIPNHEHAVVIAGFGRVGQIIGRVLRMHNIEFTAIEKSANQVDFVRKFGNQVYYGNPKNPEILRAAGLENAKVFIIAIGDIELSETVAAYVVRNYPHLTILARAKNREHYYRLRDVGVKYIWRETYLTSLDMSRETLEILGMDPKTARKTVQMFRDYDDALIERQRAIYQDEAEMIASAQSAIQELESLFDSDMTTAKHELNKEKERLEKLADESYSQTKK, via the coding sequence ATGTTTGTGCTTGCTGCCAGTGCTGATAGTTCTATGATGCTTGACGCAACTATCTTTTTGGGTGCGGCAGTGATTTTGATACCGCTTGCAAAGCGTTTTGGTATCGCCACGGTATTGGGTTATTTGTTTACAGGCTTATTGCTGGGTCCAAGTTTTTTAAAAGTTGCGAGCAACCCCGATGACTTGCTGCATTTTTCTGAATTTGGCGTCGTGCTGTTATTATTTATTATTGGTTTAGAGCTACAGCCCTCTCGGCTTTGGGCACTTCGGCAACAGATTTTTGTGTTAGGCGGGCTGCAGGTGATTGTCACCGGTGTGGTGCTGATGCTGCTATCGTGGTATTTTTTAGATATTCGGCTATCAAATAGCTTTGTCATCGGTTTTGGCTTGGCGCTGTCATCAACGGCGTTTGTGTTGCAGTTATTGGGTGAAAAAAAGCAGCTTGCCACCACGCATGGTCAACAAGCCTTTACTATTTTATTATTTCAAGATATCGCAGTTATTCCTTTACTTGCGGCATTGCCATTTTTGTCGGGCGCGCAAGAGCAAAATTACGATTGGATTTATTTTGCCAAAGTCATCAGTGTTTTTACTGGCTTGATATTTGTCAGTCGGTTTATGGTACGCCCTTTCTTTAAGTTCGTGGCGTCTAGTGACGCCACCGAGCTGCTCACCGCCACAGCGTTGTTTATCATACTGAGTGTGTCGCTATTGATGAATTATATAGGCTTGTCAATGGCACTTGGGGCATTTTTAACCGGTGTGCTACTGGCTGACTCCGAATACCGCCACGAGTTACAGGCGAGTATTGAGCCCTTTAAGGGGCTGCTGCTTGGGCTGTTTTTTATGTCAGTTGGTATGCTCATCAACGTCAAATTAATTGTGGCCAAGCCCTTACTCATCATTGGCTTGGCAGGATTGCTGATGCTCATTAAGTTTGTGGTGCTGACAATCATTGCGCGGCTCATGGGCAACAAAAACGAAAGTAGTATCCGTCTTGGGGTGACGCTAGCGCAAGGTGGGGAATTTGCGTTTGTACTGTTTAGCGTAGCAACCGCCCAGCATCTGTTAACCCGTGAACAACAAAATATTCTAAACCTTGTGGTGACTGTCTCAATGGCAATGACGCCTCTGGCATTTTTATTACTAGAAAAATTTGGCAATCCGCTATTTGCCAACGCTACGCCTAGTAAAGAATACGACAAAATACCCAACCATGAGCACGCGGTGGTGATTGCAGGATTTGGACGTGTCGGGCAAATCATCGGTCGTGTGCTACGCATGCACAATATTGAGTTTACTGCGATTGAAAAATCTGCCAACCAAGTCGATTTCGTCCGCAAATTTGGTAACCAAGTATACTACGGCAATCCCAAAAACCCAGAAATTTTGCGGGCGGCAGGGCTGGAAAACGCCAAGGTTTTTATCATCGCGATTGGTGATATTGAACTATCTGAGACGGTCGCCGCTTATGTCGTACGCAATTATCCGCATCTGACCATCTTGGCACGTGCCAAAAACCGTGAGCATTATTATCGTTTGCGCGATGTGGGTGTTAAGTATATTTGGCGAGAGACTTACCTAACTTCGCTGGATATGTCACGCGAAACCTTGGAAATATTGGGCATGGATCCAAAAACCGCCCGAAAAACCGTGCAAATGTTCCGCGATTATGATGACGCATTGATTGAACGCCAGCGCGCCATCTATCAAGATGAAGCAGAGATGATTGCCTCAGCACAATCGGCGATTCAAGAACTCGAAAGCTTATTCGATAGCGATATGACCACCGCAAAACATGAACTCAATAAAGAAAAAGAGCGATTAGAAAAATTGGCCGATGAATCCTACTCGCAAACAAAAAAATAA
- a CDS encoding cation diffusion facilitator family transporter gives MTPKPLQDSKQPTDVHPNAHSHGNNHHHKDITMTPKPLQDSKQPTDVHPNAHGHGNNHRHEDADHSPSHSHSHSHTDNQRIITIAFAIIASYMIVEVIGGYITGSLALLSDAGHMFSDAVSLAMTLFAFIIGKKSATSHKTFGYRRFEILIALINGLTLLIISAGIIYEAVLRFQQPPQIATTGMLVISTIGLIVNLVVVKLMHGGDTDNLNMKSAYLHVLSDLLGSVAAIIAAIVIMLFGWVWADAAVSILVALLIVRSGYAVVKNAAHILMEGAPNDIDQSVIIQTLSAHPNVLSVHDLHIWTITSGLHSLSCHIIVPSSLTLQQTDALLSDLQHELQHLGIGHSTLQFESDLHAHSAQFNCGITSKPPVHAHAH, from the coding sequence ATGACCCCAAAACCGCTTCAAGATTCAAAGCAGCCTACTGATGTGCACCCTAATGCGCATAGTCATGGCAACAATCATCACCATAAGGACATAACAATGACCCCAAAACCGCTTCAAGATTCAAAGCAGCCTACTGATGTGCACCCTAATGCGCATGGTCATGGCAACAATCACCGCCATGAGGATGCTGACCACAGCCCCAGTCACAGTCACAGTCACAGCCATACCGATAATCAGCGTATCATCACCATAGCGTTTGCCATCATTGCAAGCTATATGATTGTTGAAGTCATCGGCGGTTATATTACCGGCAGTTTGGCGTTGTTATCAGATGCAGGTCATATGTTTAGTGATGCGGTGTCACTTGCCATGACTTTGTTTGCGTTTATCATCGGTAAAAAATCTGCTACCTCCCATAAAACTTTTGGCTATCGCCGTTTTGAGATTTTGATTGCGCTCATCAATGGTCTGACGCTACTGATTATCAGTGCAGGTATTATCTATGAAGCGGTGCTGCGTTTTCAGCAGCCGCCACAAATCGCCACTACGGGTATGCTAGTTATCAGTACTATTGGACTTATCGTCAATTTGGTGGTGGTCAAACTGATGCACGGTGGTGATACTGATAATCTAAATATGAAAAGCGCTTATTTACATGTATTAAGTGACTTGCTAGGCTCGGTGGCTGCGATTATTGCTGCTATTGTGATTATGCTGTTTGGCTGGGTGTGGGCGGATGCGGCAGTGAGTATTTTGGTGGCGCTACTGATTGTTCGCAGTGGTTATGCTGTTGTTAAAAATGCCGCCCATATCTTAATGGAAGGCGCGCCCAATGATATTGACCAAAGCGTTATTATCCAAACCCTCTCTGCCCACCCAAACGTGTTATCGGTTCATGACCTACATATCTGGACGATTACCAGCGGCTTACATAGCTTATCTTGTCATATCATCGTCCCAAGCTCGCTTACCCTGCAGCAAACTGATGCGCTATTATCAGACTTACAACACGAGTTACAGCATTTAGGCATTGGGCACAGTACACTGCAATTTGAAAGTGATTTGCATGCGCACTCCGCGCAGTTTAATTGTGGTATTACCAGCAAACCCCCTGTCCATGCGCACGCACACTAA
- a CDS encoding primosomal protein N': MLIQVALPVPIDSVFDYRVVGDALPAIGCRVRVPFGARKLVGIVVAHIEHSQLTQNAIKPVLDILDERPIVDEALLKLAYWLSAYYCYPLGDVFAVMLPTLIRQGMTLDYRQLCWRQLRDATDEDFSASAKKQRQQFALCELVINSHGNSHRNSHGNATKLVSEFALVDNGVEPAYLKKFEQKGLIAPVYQMPSLPKLAKLATTPLTLNLQQQQAVQKITRACQQPHYEGFLLNGITGSGKTEVYLQVMQTVLAQGKQVLILVPEIGLTPQTRQRFAERFDAQVLMLHSGLNDTVRLDGWQQCRLGYAQIIIGTRSSVLYPFANLGLIIVDESHDQSYKQQDSLRYHASDVALYRGFQLNCPVILGTATPSLESLYLVQQGKLTELTLTQRAGDAKPAIMQLIDARQQAWQHGLAQSLIQAIRQTLDKDEQVLVFLNRRGYAPILLCDACGWQADCPRCDAHLTVHFQPVAMLKCHHCDWQQAIPNHCPSCGSSNLDPVGMGTARMVEGLTELFPDVPVIQIDRDTTRKKNSWEQVYQRIADNPKAILVGTQMVAKGHHFPNVTLVAIPNADRGFLSSDFRSPEHTAQLIIQVAGRAGRADKAGLVLIQTLQPENPALLTLVREGYLNFAQQLLVERRMLGLPPFTYACLVRVESKSLENNQQILHQAIALLPSRQHMTALGIAINGPVDAPMAKKNSRYHSHLLILTKTRHVRQQLLSDWWRQTIALPSAKYARLSIDIDPMSWS; encoded by the coding sequence TTGCTAATCCAAGTTGCCTTACCTGTGCCCATTGATTCGGTGTTCGATTATCGCGTTGTGGGCGATGCGTTGCCCGCGATTGGCTGCCGCGTCCGAGTACCGTTTGGTGCGCGCAAATTGGTCGGCATTGTGGTGGCGCATATTGAGCACAGTCAGCTTACGCAAAATGCCATTAAACCTGTATTGGACATACTTGATGAGCGGCCGATTGTCGATGAGGCGTTGCTAAAACTCGCTTATTGGCTGTCTGCTTATTACTGCTATCCGCTTGGCGATGTGTTCGCTGTCATGCTGCCGACTTTGATTCGTCAAGGGATGACGCTTGACTACCGACAATTATGTTGGCGACAACTACGTGATGCCACTGACGAGGATTTTTCTGCCAGTGCAAAAAAGCAACGCCAACAATTTGCTTTATGTGAACTGGTCATCAACTCGCATGGCAATTCACATCGCAATTCGCATGGCAATGCCACAAAACTTGTAAGTGAGTTTGCGCTGGTAGACAACGGTGTCGAGCCCGCTTATTTAAAAAAATTTGAGCAAAAAGGTCTGATTGCGCCTGTTTATCAAATGCCATCTTTACCCAAGCTTGCTAAGCTTGCCACCACACCGCTCACCTTAAATTTGCAGCAACAACAAGCGGTGCAAAAAATCACCCGCGCCTGCCAGCAGCCCCACTATGAAGGTTTTTTGCTCAATGGGATTACCGGAAGTGGCAAGACCGAAGTGTATTTGCAGGTGATGCAAACGGTGCTGGCGCAAGGCAAACAAGTGCTTATCTTAGTGCCAGAAATTGGGCTGACCCCACAGACCAGACAGCGATTTGCCGAACGATTTGACGCCCAAGTATTGATGTTACATTCGGGACTTAATGACACCGTGCGGCTTGATGGCTGGCAACAATGCCGACTGGGCTATGCGCAAATTATTATCGGTACCCGTTCATCAGTGTTATACCCATTTGCCAATTTAGGGCTGATTATTGTCGATGAGTCGCATGACCAATCTTACAAACAGCAAGACTCACTGCGCTATCACGCCAGTGACGTGGCGCTCTATCGTGGGTTTCAGCTTAATTGTCCGGTGATTTTGGGCACCGCGACGCCATCGCTTGAAAGCCTGTATTTGGTACAACAAGGTAAACTTACCGAGCTTACTTTGACCCAGCGTGCAGGCGATGCCAAACCTGCCATCATGCAGCTGATTGATGCGCGCCAACAGGCATGGCAACACGGTTTGGCGCAAAGCTTAATTCAAGCCATTCGGCAAACGTTGGATAAAGATGAGCAAGTATTGGTATTTTTAAACCGTCGTGGCTACGCGCCCATCTTATTGTGTGATGCTTGCGGTTGGCAAGCAGACTGCCCGCGCTGTGATGCGCATTTGACAGTGCATTTTCAGCCAGTGGCAATGCTAAAATGCCACCACTGCGATTGGCAGCAAGCCATCCCGAACCATTGCCCCAGCTGTGGTAGTAGCAATCTTGACCCTGTGGGCATGGGTACGGCGCGGATGGTTGAAGGATTAACTGAGCTTTTCCCCGATGTGCCTGTGATTCAAATTGACCGCGATACCACGCGTAAAAAAAACAGTTGGGAGCAAGTGTATCAGCGTATTGCTGACAATCCCAAAGCCATTTTGGTGGGTACGCAAATGGTGGCAAAAGGGCATCATTTCCCCAATGTGACCTTGGTGGCAATCCCCAATGCTGACCGCGGTTTTTTATCCTCAGATTTTCGTTCGCCTGAGCATACTGCCCAGCTGATTATCCAAGTGGCGGGTCGTGCGGGTCGTGCCGATAAAGCAGGTTTGGTACTGATACAAACCCTGCAACCTGAAAATCCTGCGTTACTGACTTTGGTACGTGAAGGATATCTGAATTTCGCCCAGCAATTATTGGTTGAGCGGCGCATGTTGGGATTACCGCCATTTACTTACGCTTGTTTAGTACGGGTGGAAAGCAAATCGTTAGAAAACAATCAGCAAATTTTGCATCAAGCGATTGCGCTATTGCCCTCACGCCAGCACATGACAGCCTTGGGTATTGCCATTAATGGCCCGGTGGATGCGCCGATGGCAAAGAAAAACAGTCGCTATCACTCGCATTTATTGATTTTGACCAAAACACGCCACGTTCGCCAGCAGCTATTGTCGGACTGGTGGCGACAGACAATTGCGTTGCCATCGGCAAAGTATGCCAGACTATCGATTGACATTGATCCGATGAGCTGGTCTTAA
- a CDS encoding Rid family detoxifying hydrolase, with product MSRDIIHTDNAPAAVGTYSQAVKVDKTVYISGQIGLDPNTMTLADGFVAQANQVMSNIDAICQAAGGSLANVVKFNVSLTDLADFTALNEIFAARLTAPYPARAAVQVAALPKGAVVEIEAILVLD from the coding sequence ATGAGCCGTGACATCATTCATACTGACAATGCGCCTGCTGCGGTCGGCACTTATTCACAAGCCGTGAAAGTTGATAAGACTGTCTATATTTCAGGTCAAATCGGACTCGACCCAAACACCATGACCCTAGCCGATGGCTTTGTGGCGCAGGCCAACCAAGTCATGTCAAACATCGATGCTATCTGCCAAGCTGCAGGCGGCTCGCTTGCCAATGTGGTGAAATTTAATGTCTCCCTTACCGATTTGGCAGATTTTACTGCCTTAAATGAGATTTTTGCGGCGCGCCTAACTGCGCCTTACCCTGCCCGTGCGGCGGTGCAAGTGGCCGCCTTGCCAAAAGGTGCAGTAGTCGAAATTGAAGCGATTTTGGTTTTAGATTGA
- a CDS encoding HD domain-containing protein — MRVLDYLDDDEQQIVLKACAFGDQAHIKDKRKSGEPYITHPMAVAEILGSFRMDVDTIVAAILHDTVEDTPTTEEDLTREFGKAVAQIVNGVTKLKSSNEKHINKAATFYRIITATLEDPRVLIVKLADRLHNMTTIEAVPEKKQQATAQETLDFYVPFARTLGLNDLADYIEILCYRSLNAPMYNKLSDKLMQHGLGRTFQQEAIHNYLNIVLSRLDVKGYVKDVDNRVTLFRQFFKNRGEITDLLWHYEFMLVMDKVEDCDQIAKYFINKYQIAPECIEDNIRHPRAGGNQSLTITYKNGHDTIKVVILTKTMLKTTRLGILMGEAASPLSQSVIQASLRNLQNLIADNQSDIEEQPSDAVTVVDKLIGYLHERKIICYTPNGDAYELPRGSTALDFAYTISTHIGNRATGAEINGVEAKLGTILKTGNRVKIHTDPNAIPKAEWLGFVATNKARRALFEWLKGLNPEQKEHEGKTAFERALKTQNLSLADLSDEQWQLLLDWRGLQDKSAFFTEFTTGKLLPQIAVSRLLTQEQLAKNQASAHAANQPQSLIADAANMEMNFSSCCHPVYGDPIVGHISKNGLVVHRHKCFSIDEIRRVNEYQVIPLHWRVSNSEDEVSKRIYFDAALKINQNLTDEQISDLIFIVRDTQAGFEYIEQRNGYTLLFVVVQSRDQIASLIQRLRTFLGYPNIVRLYQWNDEVLLSQSQNTSAPKNKDIL; from the coding sequence ATGCGTGTATTGGATTATTTGGATGATGACGAACAGCAAATTGTTCTCAAAGCCTGTGCCTTTGGCGACCAAGCCCATATCAAAGATAAACGCAAATCTGGCGAGCCTTATATCACCCACCCTATGGCGGTAGCGGAGATTTTGGGTAGTTTTCGCATGGATGTCGATACCATTGTGGCGGCGATTTTGCATGATACCGTGGAAGATACGCCTACCACTGAAGAAGATTTGACCCGAGAGTTTGGCAAGGCAGTTGCGCAAATCGTCAATGGTGTCACCAAATTAAAATCCTCCAATGAAAAACACATCAATAAAGCCGCGACTTTTTACCGCATTATTACCGCAACGCTAGAAGACCCGCGCGTGTTGATTGTCAAATTGGCTGACCGCTTGCACAATATGACCACCATTGAAGCTGTGCCTGAAAAAAAACAACAGGCAACCGCACAAGAAACGTTGGATTTTTATGTGCCGTTTGCTCGTACGCTTGGGCTTAATGATTTAGCCGACTATATCGAGATTTTATGTTATCGCAGCCTAAATGCGCCTATGTATAACAAGTTATCCGATAAGCTTATGCAGCATGGTTTGGGGCGCACCTTTCAACAAGAAGCTATTCATAACTATTTAAATATCGTTTTGAGCCGACTGGATGTTAAAGGTTATGTCAAAGATGTCGATAATCGCGTGACTTTGTTTCGCCAGTTCTTTAAAAACCGCGGCGAAATCACCGATTTGCTGTGGCATTATGAATTTATGCTGGTCATGGATAAAGTGGAAGACTGCGACCAAATCGCCAAGTATTTTATCAATAAATACCAAATTGCGCCTGAGTGTATCGAAGACAATATCCGCCATCCGCGTGCGGGGGGCAACCAATCACTGACCATTACCTATAAAAACGGCCATGATACCATCAAAGTGGTCATTCTGACTAAAACCATGCTCAAAACCACCCGTTTAGGGATTTTGATGGGTGAAGCAGCATCGCCTCTTAGCCAGTCAGTGATTCAGGCTTCTCTACGCAATCTGCAAAACTTGATTGCCGACAATCAAAGCGATATCGAAGAGCAGCCATCTGATGCGGTGACGGTGGTCGATAAACTGATTGGCTATCTTCACGAACGTAAAATTATTTGCTATACCCCAAACGGTGATGCCTATGAGTTGCCGCGCGGCTCCACAGCGCTTGACTTTGCTTATACTATCAGCACCCATATCGGTAACCGTGCAACGGGCGCTGAAATCAATGGCGTAGAAGCCAAACTGGGTACGATTTTGAAAACTGGCAATAGGGTCAAAATTCATACCGACCCCAATGCGATTCCAAAAGCCGAGTGGCTGGGTTTTGTGGCAACCAATAAAGCGCGGCGTGCGTTATTTGAATGGTTAAAAGGCTTAAATCCTGAGCAAAAAGAGCACGAAGGTAAAACTGCCTTTGAGCGCGCGCTTAAAACGCAAAATCTTTCACTCGCTGATTTGAGCGATGAACAATGGCAATTGCTACTTGATTGGCGTGGCTTACAGGATAAAAGTGCGTTCTTTACCGAGTTTACCACAGGTAAATTGCTGCCGCAAATTGCCGTTTCGCGCTTATTGACCCAAGAGCAGCTTGCCAAAAACCAAGCCAGCGCCCATGCCGCTAACCAACCACAAAGCTTGATTGCGGATGCAGCCAACATGGAGATGAATTTTTCCAGCTGTTGTCATCCTGTGTATGGCGACCCGATTGTCGGGCATATTTCAAAAAATGGCTTGGTGGTGCATCGACATAAATGTTTTTCAATTGATGAAATTCGCCGTGTCAATGAATACCAAGTGATTCCGCTACATTGGCGAGTGTCTAACAGTGAGGATGAAGTATCGAAGCGTATTTATTTTGATGCTGCGCTAAAAATTAATCAAAACCTGACCGATGAGCAAATCAGCGATTTAATCTTTATCGTGCGTGACACTCAAGCAGGTTTTGAATATATCGAACAGCGTAATGGCTATACCTTGCTGTTTGTGGTGGTGCAAAGCCGTGACCAGATTGCAAGCTTAATCCAGCGCCTACGCACCTTCTTGGGCTACCCCAATATTGTAAGGCTGTATCAATGGAATGACGAAGTGCTACTTTCTCAGAGCCAGAACACGTCTGCGCCAAAAAATAAAGATATTTTATAA
- the rpoZ gene encoding DNA-directed RNA polymerase subunit omega gives MARVTVEDCLENIHNRFDLILIASKRARQIARGVSEPMVERENDKPTVLALREIAEGLVTKEILNQPERELPNKFHHVDLSISSGHGF, from the coding sequence ATGGCACGTGTCACTGTAGAAGATTGTCTAGAAAATATCCACAACCGTTTTGATTTGATTCTTATTGCCAGTAAACGTGCGCGCCAAATCGCACGCGGTGTATCAGAACCTATGGTTGAGCGTGAAAATGATAAACCAACCGTACTTGCCCTGCGCGAAATCGCTGAGGGCCTTGTGACTAAAGAGATTTTAAATCAACCTGAGCGCGAATTGCCTAACAAATTTCACCATGTTGATTTGAGCATTTCAAGTGGTCATGGATTCTAA
- a CDS encoding ClpXP protease specificity-enhancing factor gives MENDFQLTPTRPYMVRAIFEWLEDNNLTPHIMVDTTQPNVTVPVEYVQDGRIVLNIASRATGNLVINNDFINFHARFGGVSQELWVPMQAVMGIYARENSQGMFFDPTEYDNAPQPDINASQPAESTDAQRPKRENKAGLKILD, from the coding sequence ATGGAAAACGACTTTCAACTCACCCCGACTCGCCCTTATATGGTACGCGCTATTTTTGAATGGCTTGAAGACAATAATTTAACCCCACATATCATGGTCGATACCACGCAGCCCAATGTCACCGTGCCTGTCGAATATGTGCAAGATGGTCGTATCGTACTTAATATCGCCAGCCGTGCCACAGGTAATTTGGTCATTAATAATGATTTTATTAATTTTCATGCGCGATTTGGCGGTGTTTCGCAAGAATTATGGGTACCGATGCAAGCGGTGATGGGGATTTATGCCAGAGAAAATTCACAAGGCATGTTCTTTGACCCAACGGAATACGATAATGCGCCGCAACCTGACATCAACGCCAGTCAACCAGCCGAGTCCACCGATGCACAACGTCCAAAACGTGAGAACAAAGCAGGGTTAAAAATCTTGGATTAG
- a CDS encoding glutathione S-transferase N-terminal domain-containing protein has protein sequence MLTPTSNTPLIYADDGYLSHQLRLVLLEKKIEFSETNIRDDEDFAEDLPDINPYNTLPVFIHRELILYNNRIIFEYLEERYHQNKLLPENPIEKAQYRQLWWRIEKDWIKLADTLLTHKDTLDVNQAKIARKQLTESLVTIAPLFAHKAFFLSDTMGVCDCILSSILYRLKPMGIELPLHLCRPLYQYMERMFNRPTFKTSLK, from the coding sequence ATGTTGACCCCTACTTCGAATACCCCGTTGATTTATGCCGATGATGGCTACCTAAGCCACCAATTAAGACTGGTTTTACTTGAGAAAAAAATAGAATTTAGCGAGACGAACATTCGTGATGATGAGGATTTTGCCGAAGATTTACCCGATATCAATCCTTACAACACGCTGCCGGTATTTATTCATCGTGAATTGATTTTATACAACAATCGCATTATTTTTGAATACCTTGAAGAGCGTTATCATCAGAACAAACTGCTGCCTGAAAATCCGATTGAAAAGGCACAATACCGTCAATTATGGTGGCGCATTGAGAAAGATTGGATTAAACTGGCAGATACGCTATTGACCCATAAGGATACCTTAGATGTTAATCAAGCAAAGATTGCCAGAAAGCAACTGACTGAATCTCTGGTTACCATAGCGCCACTATTTGCCCATAAAGCTTTTTTTCTTTCAGATACCATGGGTGTATGTGATTGCATTTTGTCATCGATTTTATATCGCTTAAAACCCATGGGTATTGAGTTGCCGCTGCATCTTTGCCGTCCGTTGTATCAATATATGGAGCGGATGTTTAATCGCCCAACCTTTAAAACCAGTTTAAAATAG
- a CDS encoding cytochrome c1 — translation MKAVKKLVAGLGLTVALGLGATSAQASAEGCGTYKTVDGKEAHLACEKAPVDLTNKASIQRGASLFMSYCAGCHSAQYVRYSKMYKDLDIPKELVEKYLMLTTDQVGDHINAGVDPELQKAWFGAQPPDLSLETRLRGNDWVYTYLLAFYEDPSRPWGANNIVMPNVAMPFVLHDMQMNTSKEEYRRNIGDIVNFMAWMAEPQAHQRKIYGFWVILFLLALLIPVYLLNKEFWKDVK, via the coding sequence ATGAAAGCGGTTAAAAAATTAGTTGCTGGGTTGGGTTTGACAGTTGCATTGGGTCTCGGTGCTACCTCAGCTCAGGCTAGTGCAGAAGGCTGTGGTACTTACAAAACGGTTGATGGTAAAGAGGCGCATTTGGCGTGTGAAAAAGCCCCTGTGGATTTGACCAATAAAGCGTCTATTCAACGCGGTGCCTCATTATTTATGAGTTACTGTGCAGGCTGTCACTCAGCGCAATATGTTCGCTACTCAAAAATGTACAAAGACTTGGACATTCCAAAAGAGTTGGTGGAAAAATACTTGATGCTGACCACTGACCAAGTCGGTGACCATATCAATGCAGGCGTTGACCCAGAGCTTCAAAAGGCTTGGTTTGGTGCGCAGCCACCTGATTTGTCACTTGAGACGCGCCTTCGTGGTAATGACTGGGTTTATACTTATTTGTTAGCCTTCTATGAAGATCCAAGTCGTCCTTGGGGTGCCAACAACATCGTAATGCCGAATGTTGCGATGCCGTTCGTCCTTCATGATATGCAAATGAACACCTCAAAAGAAGAATATCGTCGTAATATTGGTGATATCGTCAACTTTATGGCGTGGATGGCAGAGCCGCAAGCGCACCAACGTAAAATATATGGTTTTTGGGTCATCTTATTCTTACTTGCGTTATTAATTCCAGTGTACTTACTCAATAAAGAATTTTGGAAAGACGTTAAATAA